A genomic window from Triticum urartu cultivar G1812 chromosome 7, Tu2.1, whole genome shotgun sequence includes:
- the LOC125520844 gene encoding AT-hook motif nuclear-localized protein 25-like has product MAGMDPGAGEPRGASHYLDLLLAQQQQSTPFSPIAHVKAEHHSMASPVRSPASGAGAGQHGGGADQQQPSSSAMVLADGGGGPARPMRRPRGRPPGSKNKPKPPIIVMWDSPNAFHSHILEVADGADIVECLAEYARRRRRGVCVLSGAGVVTNVALRQPGAPSSSSPGGLVATLQGQFEILSLTGTVLPPPAPPAASSLAVYLAGWQGQVVGGSVVGQLVAAGPVFLMAASFANAVYERLPLEGEAEEAGTATAATEAQGAAAAAQSPGALPQQPAASQSSEVTGGEAGGLGLPLCNLEGNVGSYHLPGPGDNLGSWSGVRP; this is encoded by the coding sequence ATGGCCGGGATGGACCCTGGCGCCGGCGAGCCCCGGGGCGCGTCGCACTACCTCGACCTCCTCCTCGCGCAGCAGCAGCAGTCGACGCCGTTCTCCCCCATCGCGCATGTCAAGGCGGAGCATCACTCCATGGCGTCGCCGGTCAGGAGCCCCGCCTCCGGCGCCGGGGCCGGGCAACACGGGGGCGGCGCCGACCAGCAGCAGCCCTCCTCATCGGCCATGGTGCTGGCGGACGGCGGCGGGGGGCCCGCGCGGCCGATGCGGCGCCCGCGGGGGAGGCCGCCGGGGTCCAAGAACAAGCCCAAGCCGCCCATCATCGTGATGTGGGACAGCCCCAACGCGTTCCACTCCCACATCCTCGAGGTCGCCGACGGCGCCGACATCGTCGAGTGCCTAGCCGAGTacgcgcgccgccgccggcgcGGCGTCTGCGTGCTCAGCGGCGCCGGGGTCGTCACCAACGTCGCGCTTCGTCAGCCCGGcgcgccgtcgtcgtcgtcgcctgGCGGCCTCGTTGCCACCCTGCAGGGGCAGTTCGAGATCCTGTCGCTGACGGGCACGGTGCTGCCGCCGCCGGCACCCCCGGCTGCCAGCAGCCTCGCCGTGTACCTCGCCGGCTGGCAGGGGCAGGTCGTCGGCGGCAGCGTGGTCGGCCAGCTCGTCGCCGCGGGGCCCGTGTTCCTCATGGCCGCGTCGTTCGCCAATGCCGTCTACGAGCGCCTACCGCTGGAGGGGGAGGCAGAGGAGGCCGGCACGGCCACCGCAGCCACAGAGGCGCAGGGAGCAGCCGCAGCAGCGCAGTCCCCCGGCGCCTTACCGCAGCAGCCCGCGGCGTCGCAGTCGTCGGAGGTGACCGGAGGCGAGGCCGGTGGGCTTGGCTTGCCGTTGTGCAATCTTGAAGGGAATGTTGGGAGCTACCACTTGCCCGGACCCGGAGACAACTTGGGGAGCTGGAGCGGCGTCAGGCCATGA